Proteins from one Streptomyces sp. NBC_00289 genomic window:
- a CDS encoding polysaccharide pyruvyl transferase family protein — MAERPRILLTGWFGFLDGEATAGDILALTRVQETLRRSGLDHDVAWSPGFRPSGPHLAKIRPADYSHLVFVCGPLHGPQIEELHRRFAHCVRIAVGTSVVDPGSPAVTGFHRVLARDAPDREPTPDLAARATALPARPVVGVILTHGQQEYGARRQHARVAEEVTRWLSGLDCARLELETRLDVRDWRLCATAAQLESVLSRLDLVVTDRLHGMVLALRAGVPALAVDPVEGGAKVTAQARACGWPALVPAERLDASVLDQWWEWCAAVGRGRAREIGAEFRRGAAVDGAEDLVQALRPGATG, encoded by the coding sequence GTGGCAGAGCGACCGCGGATCCTGCTGACGGGCTGGTTCGGCTTCCTGGATGGGGAGGCGACCGCCGGAGACATACTGGCGCTGACCCGGGTGCAGGAGACTCTGCGGCGGTCCGGACTGGACCACGACGTGGCCTGGAGCCCCGGCTTCCGGCCCTCCGGACCACATCTGGCAAAGATCCGACCCGCGGACTACTCCCACCTGGTGTTCGTCTGCGGGCCCCTGCACGGTCCGCAGATCGAGGAACTGCACCGGCGGTTCGCGCACTGCGTGCGGATCGCCGTGGGAACCTCCGTCGTCGACCCCGGCAGCCCCGCCGTCACCGGGTTCCACCGTGTGCTGGCGCGGGACGCTCCCGATAGGGAGCCGACGCCGGATCTGGCGGCTCGCGCGACCGCCCTTCCCGCCCGGCCCGTGGTCGGGGTGATCCTCACTCACGGCCAGCAGGAGTATGGAGCACGTCGGCAGCACGCGCGGGTTGCCGAAGAGGTGACACGCTGGCTGTCCGGCCTGGACTGTGCGCGTCTGGAGTTGGAGACCCGGCTCGACGTGCGCGATTGGCGGCTGTGTGCGACGGCCGCCCAGTTGGAGTCGGTGCTCTCGCGGCTCGACCTGGTCGTCACCGACCGGCTGCACGGGATGGTGCTCGCCCTGCGTGCCGGGGTTCCCGCGCTGGCCGTCGACCCGGTCGAGGGCGGCGCGAAGGTGACGGCGCAGGCGCGCGCCTGCGGCTGGCCCGCACTGGTGCCCGCCGAGCGGCTCGACGCGTCCGTGCTGGATCAGTGGTGGGAATGGTGTGCGGCCGTGGGCCGCGGACGCGCCCGCGAGATCGGTGCCGAGTTCCGCCGAGGTGCGGCCGTGGACGGCGCGGAGGATCTGGTCCAGGCCCTTCGGCCGGGTGCCACCGGTTAG
- the uvrA gene encoding excinuclease ABC subunit UvrA yields the protein MNKDASDPFVHVRGASENNLRNIDVDVPREAMVAFTGVSGSGKSSLAFGTLYAEAQRRYFESVAPYARRLLQQVGAPHVQEITGLPPAVALQQRRGSPSSRSTVGTITTLSNLLRMLYSRAGTYPPGATRLEAESFSPNTAAGACPNCHGLGVVHDVAEDLLVPDPSLSIREGAIAAWPGAWQGANLRSVVNGLGIDIDRPWRRLRKKDRDWLLYTDEQPSVYIEPEEDRIDYGYQGKFWSARKHVMHVLADSKSEKMRERALRFVRSVPCPECHGSGLRPEALAVTFAGRSIAEINAMPLTEVVALLRPVAGRSEADATTSTARSGETTEVAVRICGDLVARMEVLLDLGLGYLSLGRRSTTLSPGEAQRLRIATQLRSGLFGVVYVLDEPSAGLHPADAEPLLDVLDRLKAAGNSLFVVEHDMDVVRRADWVVDIGPGAGEGGGRVLYSGPVAGLERVGESATSQYLFGRAQPLDHRPRTPHGWLHLSGVSRHNLRDVSVDVPMCVMTAVTGVSGSGKSTLVTQVLAEVVRGHLGLVPEEPDEAQLEVDVQDASGLESFDRLVLVDQRPIGRTPRSNLATYTGMFDAVRKLYAATDEARARGYSAGRFSFNVPEGRCETCQGEGFVAVELLFLPGTYAPCPTCHGARYNAETLEVTYRGKNIADVLALSVDAAATFLSAVPAASRSLETLREVGLGYLRLGQPATELSGGEAQRIKLATELQRARRGHALYLLDEPTAGLHPSDIALLLRQLHRLVDAGNTVVLVEHDLDTIATADWVIDLGPGGGDAGGRVVAAGPPTKVARARRSATAPYLAARLARS from the coding sequence GTGAACAAGGACGCGAGTGACCCCTTCGTGCATGTCCGGGGCGCCAGTGAGAACAACCTGCGGAACATTGATGTCGACGTTCCGCGGGAGGCGATGGTCGCCTTCACCGGCGTCTCCGGTTCGGGTAAGTCCTCACTCGCGTTCGGCACGCTCTACGCGGAGGCCCAGCGGCGCTACTTCGAGTCCGTGGCACCGTACGCCCGAAGACTGTTGCAACAGGTCGGTGCGCCGCATGTGCAGGAGATCACCGGGCTGCCGCCGGCCGTGGCCCTGCAGCAGCGACGCGGGTCGCCCAGCTCGCGCTCGACGGTCGGCACCATCACCACGCTGTCCAATCTGCTGCGCATGCTGTACTCCCGCGCCGGCACCTATCCGCCCGGGGCCACGCGGCTGGAAGCCGAGTCGTTCTCACCCAACACCGCGGCCGGCGCCTGCCCGAACTGCCACGGACTGGGCGTCGTACACGACGTCGCCGAGGACCTGCTCGTCCCGGACCCCTCGCTGAGCATCCGCGAGGGGGCGATCGCCGCCTGGCCGGGTGCCTGGCAGGGCGCCAACCTGCGCAGTGTCGTGAACGGCCTGGGGATCGACATCGACCGACCGTGGCGCAGGCTCAGAAAGAAGGACCGGGACTGGCTGCTGTACACGGACGAGCAGCCCTCCGTGTACATCGAGCCGGAGGAGGACCGCATCGACTACGGCTACCAGGGCAAGTTCTGGAGCGCCCGCAAGCACGTCATGCACGTCCTCGCCGACTCCAAGAGCGAGAAGATGCGCGAACGGGCGCTGCGGTTCGTCCGGAGTGTGCCCTGCCCCGAGTGTCACGGCAGCGGACTGCGGCCCGAGGCGCTCGCCGTGACCTTCGCCGGACGTTCCATCGCCGAGATCAACGCGATGCCGCTCACCGAGGTCGTGGCGCTGCTGCGGCCCGTCGCCGGGCGGTCAGAGGCCGACGCCACCACGTCGACCGCCCGATCCGGGGAGACGACCGAGGTCGCGGTCCGCATCTGCGGCGATCTGGTCGCGCGGATGGAGGTACTGCTCGACCTGGGCCTGGGGTATCTCAGCCTCGGGCGCCGCTCGACGACCCTGTCGCCCGGCGAGGCGCAGCGCCTGCGGATCGCCACCCAGCTGCGCTCGGGGCTGTTCGGCGTCGTCTACGTCCTCGACGAACCCTCCGCCGGCCTGCACCCGGCTGACGCGGAACCGCTCCTTGACGTGCTGGACCGCCTCAAGGCGGCCGGCAACTCGCTGTTCGTCGTGGAGCACGACATGGACGTCGTACGGCGGGCGGACTGGGTGGTCGACATCGGCCCCGGCGCGGGCGAGGGCGGCGGACGCGTGCTGTACAGCGGCCCGGTCGCCGGTCTTGAGCGGGTGGGGGAGTCGGCCACGAGCCAGTACCTGTTCGGGCGCGCCCAGCCGCTCGATCACCGCCCGCGCACACCGCACGGCTGGCTGCACCTGAGTGGCGTGTCCCGCCACAATCTGCGCGACGTGTCCGTCGACGTACCGATGTGCGTGATGACGGCGGTGACGGGCGTGTCCGGTTCCGGAAAGTCGACGCTGGTGACGCAGGTGCTCGCCGAGGTCGTCCGCGGCCACCTCGGACTCGTACCCGAGGAGCCCGACGAGGCGCAGCTGGAGGTCGACGTCCAGGACGCGTCGGGACTCGAGTCGTTCGACCGGCTGGTCCTGGTCGACCAACGGCCCATCGGCCGAACTCCCCGGTCCAACCTGGCCACGTACACGGGGATGTTCGACGCGGTGCGCAAGCTGTACGCGGCGACGGACGAGGCCAGGGCGCGCGGCTACTCGGCCGGGCGGTTCTCCTTCAACGTGCCCGAAGGGCGGTGCGAGACCTGCCAGGGCGAAGGATTCGTCGCGGTGGAACTGCTGTTCCTGCCCGGCACCTACGCGCCGTGCCCGACCTGCCACGGCGCCCGGTACAACGCCGAGACGCTGGAAGTCACCTACCGCGGCAAGAACATCGCGGACGTGCTGGCGCTGTCCGTCGACGCCGCCGCCACGTTCCTGTCCGCCGTCCCGGCCGCCTCCCGCAGCCTGGAGACGTTGCGCGAGGTGGGACTGGGCTACCTGCGGCTGGGCCAGCCCGCGACGGAACTCAGCGGTGGTGAGGCGCAACGCATCAAACTGGCCACCGAGCTGCAGCGAGCCCGCCGCGGGCACGCGCTCTACCTGCTCGACGAGCCGACGGCGGGGCTGCACCCCTCGGACATCGCGCTGCTGCTGCGACAGCTGCACCGGCTCGTCGACGCCGGCAACACGGTCGTCCTCGTCGAGCACGACCTGGACACGATCGCCACCGCCGACTGGGTCATCGACCTCGGGCCGGGCGGCGGCGACGCGGGCGGGCGGGTGGTCGCGGCGGGCCCGCCGACCAAGGTGGCCAGAGCCCGCCGCAGCGCCACCGCGCCCTATCTCGCCGCCCGGCTCGCGCGCTCCTGA
- a CDS encoding SDR family NAD(P)-dependent oxidoreductase: MSKPLTGKVVLVTGGSRGLGAATVRLLAEQGADVAFTYVSSEKQAQAVVDEVHGKGAKAVAFQSDQADTSRAPALIDDVVAHFGGLDILVNNAAISVAGTVDDPDADTAALDRMHATNYLGVIAVIRAASRVLRTGGRIITVSSGLGSRVGAPGLADYSATKSGIERYTMGAARDLGPRNITANVVEAGLMEGGMQPPDPETLNALVSSLSLQRMGHPDEIAAAIAFLASPAASYVTGAVLDAHGGYNA; the protein is encoded by the coding sequence ATGAGCAAGCCACTCACGGGCAAGGTCGTGCTGGTCACCGGGGGGTCGCGCGGACTGGGAGCCGCGACCGTACGGCTGCTGGCCGAGCAGGGCGCCGACGTCGCCTTCACCTACGTCAGCTCCGAGAAGCAGGCGCAGGCCGTCGTCGACGAGGTGCACGGCAAGGGAGCCAAGGCCGTCGCCTTCCAGTCCGACCAGGCGGACACGAGCCGGGCGCCGGCGCTGATCGACGACGTGGTCGCGCACTTCGGCGGCCTGGACATCCTCGTCAACAACGCGGCGATCTCCGTGGCCGGCACGGTGGACGACCCGGACGCCGACACCGCCGCACTGGACCGGATGCACGCCACCAACTACCTCGGCGTGATCGCCGTCATCCGGGCCGCCTCCCGAGTGCTGCGCACGGGCGGCCGCATCATCACGGTGAGTTCCGGACTGGGCTCCCGGGTCGGCGCCCCCGGCCTTGCCGACTACTCGGCGACCAAGTCCGGGATCGAGAGGTACACCATGGGCGCCGCACGCGATCTCGGGCCCCGGAACATCACGGCCAACGTCGTGGAGGCCGGACTGATGGAGGGCGGCATGCAACCGCCGGACCCCGAGACCCTCAATGCCCTGGTCAGCTCGCTGTCCCTGCAACGCATGGGGCACCCCGACGAAATCGCCGCAGCGATCGCCTTCCTGGCGAGCCCCGCCGCGTCGTACGTCACGGGCGCGGTGCTGGACGCCCACGGCGGCTACAACGCCTGA
- a CDS encoding MarR family winged helix-turn-helix transcriptional regulator — MSSTSSSEQPPDDRALDQIGPALSRLRRRAPASGKDLSRNLVLNVIADAPGETTVGGLAAEMGVAQPVASRTVAACIADGLLRRAASQSDGRRTVLELTEHGEAERNRFAVEQREAFLEITVAWSPEERTQFARLLARYGADATAWSRNRTTSRD; from the coding sequence ATGAGCAGCACGTCCTCCTCCGAGCAGCCCCCCGACGACCGGGCGTTGGATCAGATCGGCCCGGCGCTGTCCCGTCTGCGGCGACGCGCACCGGCATCGGGCAAGGACCTCTCCCGCAATCTCGTGCTCAACGTCATCGCCGACGCGCCGGGCGAGACGACCGTCGGCGGGCTTGCCGCCGAGATGGGCGTCGCGCAGCCAGTGGCCAGCCGGACCGTCGCCGCCTGCATAGCGGACGGGCTGCTGCGGCGGGCGGCATCCCAGTCCGACGGACGCCGCACCGTGCTCGAACTCACCGAGCACGGCGAGGCCGAACGCAACCGCTTCGCCGTTGAACAGCGAGAAGCGTTCCTGGAGATCACCGTCGCCTGGTCACCGGAGGAGCGGACCCAGTTCGCACGGCTCCTGGCTCGGTACGGAGCCGACGCCACCGCCTGGTCCAGGAATCGGACCACAAGCCGCGATTGA
- a CDS encoding amidohydrolase family protein, with protein MALTAITNAQIFDGEKAVGVRTVVIDGGRIARVGGDAPEGSEIVDGSGATLLPGLIDAHVHSAPGSLALTLRFGVTTELEMQGMNTRENRGAITDDDTQADVRSSGFAITPPGGHPSELMPEGFRPKWDLPPVMPLMPFSTTPEEAAAFVPQLLARGSDFIKFMIDDGSVEGHPGLPALDQATVHAGVAEAKKYGALTVAHALTVEATRMAAEAGIDGLTHVFMDQPHTAEIISLIKDTGMFVIPCVTLNASMMGITGSELADDPRVAARLDADWDRTLRSSYNRYPQGKLHDVYDTVRALDAAGVDVLAGTDASIPETFFGGLAHGASLHHELQYLVAAGLTPARALRAATATTARRFRLSDRGRIAEGLRADLLLVDGDPTSNISDTLNTRAVWRRGTRLAA; from the coding sequence ATGGCGCTCACCGCGATAACCAACGCGCAGATCTTCGACGGGGAGAAGGCGGTCGGCGTGCGGACCGTGGTCATCGACGGCGGGAGGATCGCCCGCGTCGGTGGCGACGCTCCCGAGGGCAGCGAGATCGTCGACGGCAGCGGCGCCACACTGCTGCCGGGACTCATCGACGCCCACGTCCACTCCGCCCCGGGCTCCCTGGCGCTCACCCTGCGGTTCGGGGTGACGACCGAACTGGAGATGCAGGGGATGAACACCCGGGAGAACCGGGGGGCCATCACCGACGACGACACACAGGCTGACGTGCGCTCCTCCGGCTTCGCCATCACACCACCCGGTGGTCACCCGAGCGAGCTGATGCCCGAAGGGTTCCGGCCCAAGTGGGACCTTCCCCCGGTGATGCCCCTGATGCCGTTCTCCACCACACCCGAGGAGGCCGCCGCCTTCGTGCCGCAGCTCCTCGCCCGGGGATCCGACTTCATCAAGTTCATGATCGACGACGGCAGCGTGGAGGGACACCCCGGACTGCCCGCGCTCGACCAGGCCACCGTGCACGCCGGTGTCGCCGAAGCCAAGAAGTACGGCGCACTGACCGTGGCCCACGCGCTGACCGTGGAAGCCACCAGGATGGCCGCCGAAGCCGGCATCGACGGCCTCACCCACGTGTTCATGGACCAGCCGCACACCGCCGAGATCATCAGCCTGATCAAGGACACGGGCATGTTCGTCATCCCCTGCGTCACTCTCAACGCCTCGATGATGGGGATCACCGGCAGCGAACTCGCCGACGACCCCCGCGTCGCCGCACGCCTCGACGCCGACTGGGACCGGACCCTGCGCTCCAGCTACAACCGCTACCCGCAGGGCAAGCTCCACGACGTGTACGACACCGTGCGCGCGCTGGACGCTGCCGGTGTCGACGTGCTGGCCGGCACCGACGCCTCCATACCCGAGACGTTCTTCGGGGGCCTGGCACACGGAGCGAGCCTGCACCACGAACTGCAATACCTGGTGGCGGCCGGCCTCACACCCGCACGGGCCCTGCGCGCGGCCACGGCGACCACGGCCCGCCGCTTCCGCCTCAGCGACCGGGGCCGCATCGCCGAGGGCCTCCGCGCCGACCTCCTGCTGGTCGACGGCGACCCGACCAGCAACATCAGCGACACCCTCAACACCCGTGCCGTCTGGCGCCGCGGCACCCGCCTGGCGGCATGA
- a CDS encoding DUF2795 domain-containing protein produces MAHATLDDVLGALRNVDFPADKTELLEAARSAGAADEVLSALRGIPPETYTNREEIARSIRTDPDTDLGLSPAQRAEQARQGGKPGLSQHLREVPKPPIEEELDR; encoded by the coding sequence ATGGCGCACGCGACGCTCGACGACGTACTGGGCGCTCTGCGGAACGTGGACTTTCCCGCAGACAAGACCGAACTGCTGGAGGCGGCCCGTTCCGCCGGTGCCGCGGATGAGGTGCTGTCCGCTCTGCGCGGCATCCCGCCCGAGACCTACACCAATCGGGAAGAAATCGCCCGTTCCATACGGACCGATCCCGACACGGACCTGGGGCTCAGCCCGGCCCAACGGGCCGAACAGGCCCGCCAGGGCGGCAAGCCTGGTCTGTCACAGCACTTGCGCGAGGTGCCCAAACCACCGATAGAGGAAGAGCTGGACCGCTGA
- the tnpA gene encoding IS200/IS605 family transposase codes for MSPRWEPDPDVRRGNHVVFHLHAHLVFLTKYRREIFNDEMLTRCETIMRDVCESFGAQLREFNGEGDHVHLLVHYPPKIALSKLVNSLKGVSSRYLRAEYTGRINQIGTGSVFWSPSYFAGSCGGAPLSIVKDYIDNQKRPA; via the coding sequence ATGTCACCACGCTGGGAACCAGATCCCGATGTCCGACGAGGAAATCATGTCGTTTTCCACCTCCACGCACACTTGGTGTTTCTCACGAAGTACCGGCGTGAGATCTTCAACGACGAGATGCTGACGCGCTGCGAGACGATCATGCGGGACGTGTGCGAGAGCTTCGGCGCCCAGCTGCGGGAGTTCAACGGCGAAGGCGATCACGTCCACCTGCTCGTGCACTACCCGCCGAAAATCGCCCTGTCCAAGCTCGTCAACTCCCTCAAGGGCGTCAGTTCCCGCTACCTGCGCGCGGAGTACACCGGCCGGATCAACCAGATCGGGACGGGCTCGGTGTTCTGGTCCCCGTCCTACTTCGCAGGGTCCTGCGGCGGCGCACCGCTGAGCATCGTCAAGGACTACATCGACAACCAGAAACGCCCCGCCTGA
- a CDS encoding SRPBCC family protein, which yields MANQTEAWDHAGSRRNPQFDDGSQVDEQLTEYTAGSSFAYQLTGFTNVLSRLAVGVRGEFNVNLDGDGTLIRWTYEFKALPGRRWILAGPFAPLWRRYVTPPPAEAGGFSLCRVGVATDQPGP from the coding sequence GTGGCGAACCAGACCGAAGCCTGGGACCACGCAGGCTCGCGAAGGAACCCGCAGTTCGACGACGGATCACAAGTCGACGAACAGCTCACCGAGTACACGGCGGGATCCAGCTTCGCCTATCAACTGACCGGCTTCACCAACGTCCTCTCCCGCCTCGCGGTCGGCGTCCGAGGCGAGTTCAACGTCAACCTCGACGGTGACGGCACGCTCATTCGGTGGACCTACGAGTTCAAGGCACTGCCCGGTCGCCGCTGGATCCTCGCTGGCCCCTTCGCTCCACTCTGGCGCCGATACGTGACTCCTCCCCCGGCTGAAGCCGGGGGCTTCTCGCTATGCCGGGTTGGCGTTGCGACGGACCAGCCCGGCCCGTAG
- a CDS encoding glycosyltransferase family 2 protein, whose product MTDPRTTVVVITHNRCPELLRTLDHLAELPERPRVIVTDNASTDGTGEAVTRHHPDVLLLCPGRNLGAVGRNLAMRHVHTPYVAFCDDDSWWAPGALSGAADLLDRHPAVGAVTARIVVEPGGTEDPVVTELRNSPIRGPSWLPGPALGSFLAAATVLCADAFRAAGGFHPRLWLGGEEELLAADLAADGWWLTYADHLTVHHQPSVARDATLRRAHGIRNTLWFTWLRRPAGRALRRTLHLARTVPRDTASLHAFAEAAAALPWVLRERRVLPAEVESRLRLLEAAQRQSTARRYIG is encoded by the coding sequence ATGACCGACCCCCGCACGACCGTCGTCGTCATCACCCACAACCGCTGTCCCGAACTGCTGCGCACCCTCGACCACCTGGCCGAACTGCCGGAGCGGCCCCGGGTGATCGTCACCGACAACGCCTCCACCGACGGCACCGGCGAAGCCGTCACCCGTCACCACCCCGACGTGCTGCTGCTGTGCCCCGGCCGGAACCTCGGCGCCGTCGGCCGCAACCTGGCCATGCGCCATGTGCACACGCCGTACGTGGCCTTCTGCGACGACGACTCCTGGTGGGCTCCCGGCGCCCTCTCCGGGGCCGCCGATCTGCTCGACCGACACCCCGCGGTCGGCGCCGTCACGGCACGCATCGTCGTCGAACCGGGCGGCACGGAAGACCCGGTCGTCACCGAACTGCGCAACTCGCCCATCCGCGGGCCGAGCTGGCTTCCTGGCCCGGCCCTCGGCTCCTTCCTGGCCGCCGCGACCGTGCTGTGCGCCGACGCCTTCCGGGCCGCCGGCGGCTTCCATCCCCGGCTGTGGCTCGGCGGCGAGGAGGAGCTGCTCGCCGCGGACCTCGCCGCCGACGGCTGGTGGCTGACGTACGCCGACCACCTGACGGTCCACCACCAGCCCTCGGTCGCCCGGGACGCCACTCTGCGCCGGGCACACGGCATCCGTAACACGCTGTGGTTCACCTGGCTCCGTCGCCCGGCCGGCCGGGCCCTGCGCCGCACCCTGCACCTGGCCCGCACGGTCCCGCGCGACACCGCCTCCCTGCATGCCTTCGCCGAGGCCGCGGCCGCGCTGCCGTGGGTACTGCGCGAACGGCGGGTGCTGCCTGCGGAGGTCGAGTCCCGGCTGCGACTCCTGGAGGCTGCACAGCGCCAGTCGACCGCCCGCCGGTACATAGGCTGA
- a CDS encoding Rrf2 family transcriptional regulator, producing MSANSRLTIAAHALAWIGLYQRQGHEVATSEQIATSANTNPVVIRRLLGELRRAGLVESRRGVGAGWSLARDLESMTLLDVYEAVEPGPLFAMHRSTPDQGCVVGHGIQPAMQSIYEGIEETLRHELARVTLANVLRDVLAAPR from the coding sequence ATGAGCGCCAACAGCAGGCTGACCATCGCCGCCCACGCGCTGGCCTGGATCGGCCTCTACCAGCGCCAGGGCCATGAGGTCGCCACCTCCGAGCAGATCGCGACCAGCGCGAACACCAACCCCGTGGTGATCAGACGGCTGCTCGGCGAACTGCGCAGGGCTGGGCTCGTGGAGTCCCGGCGGGGCGTGGGCGCGGGCTGGTCGCTGGCACGCGACCTGGAGTCGATGACTCTGCTCGATGTGTACGAGGCAGTGGAACCCGGCCCGCTGTTCGCAATGCACCGCAGCACTCCGGACCAGGGATGCGTGGTGGGTCACGGCATCCAGCCGGCCATGCAGAGCATCTACGAGGGCATCGAGGAGACCCTGAGACACGAGCTGGCCCGCGTCACTCTCGCGAACGTACTCCGGGACGTGCTCGCGGCGCCTCGCTAG